From the Lactuca sativa cultivar Salinas chromosome 9, Lsat_Salinas_v11, whole genome shotgun sequence genome, the window AAAGAGAAACACCGAAAATTGTCAAAATACCAAAATCTAATTCCGGATGAAATTATGAAACCCAAAAAGTGAAACTTTGGGAAAAATGAAACAAAAGATGTTGATGGTCAACTCGGTGTGGTTCAACCAGTTTAACCCGGATCAGGATAGCCATTTGCCATGTCTGCATCACTACTATACAAAAAGTAGTGTCCTGCTTCATGTTAAAAAAATAAGCCTAGTGCTAAGTGGTTGCACCAAAATCATTTAAGTTTCCTTTGATTCCAACTTCACAATTGACCCAAAATCAACCCGACCCCATCAGACACTCTGTATATAAACCCACCCCTCATCGTCATCTAACACACACAGATTAACCTTCACACTTCTTCACTCAGAAGTGTTCAGAAACAAGCTCAAAACCTCAACACAAGATCCCCATGATGTCAATATCTCGATCCAGCCTCCTTCTGAGCCTTCTGCTTTCTCTTGCTTTTACTACAATATTCTCAGAAACACATAACTATGAGTTCAAAGTACGCCCTTATATTATATAGTGCACCATCCATCGTCTTCATATACATTTTTTTGTAACTAATATTCGTGTTAATTTCAAATCACTTTGATTTTCACATACAGGTTCAAGAACAAGCAGCAACAAGGCTATGCAGAAACCATAGAATAGTTACAGTCAATGGACAATTCCCCGGCCCCACAATAGACGTACAAAATGGAGATAGTCTTGCTATCAAAGTCACCAATGCTGCTCCTTACAATGTCACCATCCATTGGTAAGTATTTATACTTATATCATTTACATGTTAATCATTCTTCatcattaattatttattttgctTTTGAGACCCTAATCAAATGGTTCGTTGTTTTCAGGCATGGATTGCGTCAACTGAGAAACCCATGGGCTGATGGGCCTGAATTTGTGACCCAATGTCCAATTCGACCCGGAGGAAGCTACACATACAGGTTCACCATAACCGACCAAGAGGGAACATTGTGGTGGCATGCTCATAGCAGATGGCTACGAGCCACAGTCTATGGTGCACTTGTTATTCGTCCAAAGTCGGGTTCTTCATACCCCTTCCCAAAACCCACAATCGAGTTTCCTGTTGTTCTAAGTATGTAAATTCATGTCCTTTTGGCTTTGCGATTCACACATTTTTCTGATTCAACCAACTGTTTTTAACTTTGTTCATTGTTGACGATGAAACAGGTGAATGGTGGGATAGAAAGGTCATCAGTGTCCTCCGACAAGCCTTATTCACAGGTGCAGCTCCCAATGTTTCTGATGCTCTCACCATTAACGGACAACCTGGTGATCTTTTCCGATGCTCAAGCCAAAGCACTACGAAACTTACTGTAAACAAAGGCGACACAGTTCTTCTAAGGGTCATCAATGCTGCACTCAATCAACAACTCTTCTTTAGCGTCGCTAACCACAAACTAACCGTGGTTGCAACTGATGCTGTTTACACCAAACAGTTTACAACGAATGTAATCATGGTTGGCCCTGGTCAAACCACGGATGTCCTTTTGACCGCAGATCAGCAGCCTGGGCGCTACTACATGGCTGCACGAGCTTACGCAAGTGCTAGAAACGCTCCGTTTGATAATACAACAGCCACCGCCATCTTGGAGTACAAATCTGCTAATTCACAGCCGATTTTACCTCAACTTCCGGCCTACAATGATACAAACACAGTCACTGCTTTCTCCAACCAAATAAAGAGTCCTGGAAAAGTAATGGTTCCAACTAAGATAGATGAAAACTTGTTCTTCACGATGAGGTTCGGGTTCTTTAACTGTACTCCTGGACCTAGATGCCAAGGGCCTAATAACACAAGGTTTGGTGCTAGCATGAATAACGTATCGTTTGTGCTTCCGAATCGGGTGTCTTTACTCCAAGCTTACACGCAGAAGATTCCTAACATCTACACACCAGACTTTCCGCGTGTTCCACCTTTGCAGTTTGATTACACTGGTAATGTCCCTCGTGGGCTGTGGCAACCGGTTAAGGGGACGAGGCTTTACAAGCTCAAATTCGGGGCTAATGTGCAGATTGTGCTGCAAGATACTTCGATTTTCTCAACGGAAGATCATCCTGTTCATCTCCATGGATACCATTTCTACATCGTTGGTCAGGGTTTTGGTAATTTTAATCCTTCCAGAGATACTGCTAACTTCAATCTTGTTGATCCGCCACAAAGGAATACAATTGACGTACCAGTTGGAGGATGGGCTGTCATCAGATTCGTAGCTGATAACCCAGGTAAATGAAACCCACATGAATATATGAATCTTTAGTTGGAAACTTAAACACAATATATATTTCTCTTCTGAATCAttaattatgatttttagaattaattaaaaacatatatGGAGCTAATACTGGGATATTTACAGGAGTTTGGCTGATGCACTGTCACATAGATACTCATTTGGCTTGGGGTTTTGCAATGGCTTTCATAGTTGAAAACGGAGTTGGGGAAACACAGACGTTGCTGCCTCCTCCTTCCGACTTGCCAAAATGTTAAGATCATCACAATATATGTCTTTGTTGGCCGCTGTGGCTTTTAAGTTTTCTTCTTTTCCACTTTGTTGATTACTGGAGAAAAATACATAGCAGTGTTCAtaggtttcactttcatcatcaTACCTGCTTATTCTATGCATTCTTATGTGTAAGTTCTTTTGTTCAAAGGAAACGATAGAATTTAATGATTCATCATCAGTTGATGTCTTCTTGTACACCAATTAATTAAAGCTACATTGATTTGCATTCTtgtctttgatcaaaccacaaTGAAATTTAACTTGCACAatattttgaaaatgtttttattaCATTTGTTTTTGATCAGAGACAACATATTACATCAACCCTAGTATACATTAAACTAAATAGAAAAaactatatataatatttttttaacacaCCCCCAGCGGTCCAAGCTGTAATTACCCAAATGCCCTTTGTAATAATGGCAACAATCTGGTGATGAAGTTCCATTCCATTCATATTTAACATTTAGTGCCTCTCACACACCTGAAAAAATCATAGCAAACATATAGTATATGGTTACAGGAATTAGCATTTGATACAGACCAAAAAAATGCCCAAATGTTGACATAAAACACTTAGGATTTTATGCTTACATGTCTTCCACTTCCCCAAGGCCTAAACTTTTCTTAGTTGAAATGCCAAAGTAAACTGCTGTGCAGTTTAGGGAGGGAATTGTTAGTCAGTCTTTAATGGCTATAAAGACTTGGTCTTTAGCTGATTTGAATAAATCGCTAAGtcatattataggagtatttgctatgtATTAGTTCTTTTCATTTTTACTTATATACTCAATTTGCAGTAAATCCACATGTGCTAATAAAGGATTTTGGGATATGCATGAAAAATGACTTGTCATATTTGGGATATGCAAGTCATGTCTGATTTTAACTCCAAAATTAACTCAAACCACGAATAAGCCCCGGCCTATGTGGAATTAAACATTCTTCTTGTATGTATAGTACTTATattctttttaatttaattattgatTTTTTGTCTGAACAAGTAAATAATACTGTCATACCAGTTTCAAATCtcaaatgaaagtaagataatcTCAAGGAGAAAGTACCTTTTACAATAGTTCTGGCTTTTCCATGTCCTCGGAGCTTCTCAAAAGCATTGATAATTAGAATGTTCATCACTTTACCTGATCAACCAAGATCAGCATGTAACAACTTCTGAATGATTAAGTTGGAGACATTCCAGATGTTTTATCATAGAAATGCTATCCGGAAGATCTTTAATCTTTGTACATGACAAAGTTAGCTTCTCTAATGATTCTAATCGGCCAATATCTTCGGGTAACTTCTCAAGAAGCCAACAGAATTTAAGTTGCAGAGATTTTAGATGTTTCAACATACAAATGCTATCCGGAAGATGTTTAATCTTTGCAGATGACAAAGTTAGATTCTCCAAGCATTCTAATCGGCCAATATCCTCGGGTAAATTCTCAAGCAGCCAACAAGATATAAGTTGGAGAGATTCCAGATGTTTTAACATACAAATGCTATCCGGAAGATGTTTAATCATTGTGGATGACAAAGTGAGCTTCTTTAAATTTTCTAACTGGCCAAGATCCTCAGGTAACTCCTCAAGAAGCCAACAGGATTCAAGTTTGAGAGATTGTAGATATGTCAAGTAACAAATGCTATCCGGAAGATGTTTGATCTTTGTAGATGACAAAATTAGTACCTCTAGATATTCTAACTGGTCAAGGTCCTTGGGCACCTCCGGATAGCCTTTGAGTTTAAGCTTTCTTAATCCCCATAACTCACAAATGCTTTCTGAAAATGTCTCAAGGTTTGTGCAAGCACACAGACCTTGAGAAATAAGTTTCTCAATATTTGTATTCCTTGAGGGTAGACCACCGTCTTTATAAAAACATGTAAACCGGAACTTTGGCAAACTATTGTCGGGGTGAAATGGGCATCTTTCAAGGGACTCTGCAACCAGATGTAACTCAGCTAAAGAATCAACCTCCTCAAGTGGTTCAACATAAAAAGATCTAAACCTTAGACAAGCACTTAGTTCTAAGCAGACAATCTCTTTTAGACATCCGGTGGGAGCGTGAAGTTCTACCAAATCATTAGATTCACTAAGATCTAAATTCTTGAGATTCGGAGCCAGCCTAAGATCAAGGGTCCTCAACTTTGAACGACTGATGTACAGTTTTACAAGCTTTTGAAATACATCGGCCATGTGAAGTTCTCCCAAATCATAAGAATTATCAAGATCTAATTTCTCGAGATTTGGAGTCAACCCAATGTCAAGGGTCCTCAACTTTGAGTTAGTGATTATAATTGATCTAAGCTTGACACATCTACCTGGCATGTGAAGTTGTACCAGATCCAAAGAGTTCCGAAGATCTAACAGCTCGAGATTTGGAGCTGACTGAAGGTTAAGGATCCTTAACTTTACATCACAAAGGTCGAGGGATCTGAGTTTTAAACAAATGCTGGGAATATGAAATTCTACCAAATCAACACATCCTGAAAGAGACAAAGTCTCAAGATTTGGAGCAATCCCAAGGTCAAGGGTCCTTAGCTTTGAATAACTCAGGTCAAGGAATCTGAGCTTGTTAAGAACCTGGTATAAGCATAAAAGGAAGATAAATATTGGTGTGATAATGTATAGCATTAGAATGAATTATGCAAAACAATCAATCAACAATAATTATACCTTTCTTTCTCTACCCTCACAAAGTTGTACAATTCGGCTGTATTCCATCTCAAGTGAAACAAGATTATTTGCTTGAAATGTTTCGggtaatgacctaaaagggtaATAGCTCCACAACAGGATTCTTAAAGCATTAGGAAAGTATGGGCTGAGTTCATCACATTTCCAATTCCAGAAAGAATCTTTGAGAGACATGTCAAGATATCTAAGTTCCTTCATCTTTCTAAGGCCTTTCATGATAACTTCCGGATTGAGTTCCCGTGTGCTGAATTGTATATATCTTGTTGCTTCGGTACCCTGTAATGCAAGAGCAGCCACAATGAGATTTGTAAATGTGTTAGTTTTCTCCTACTTAAGGATTGATTTGatccttaccaagtcattagccAATATATCTTCAATTTCCATGTCAATCCACAATCTGCTATGTTCATTAGGCTTATACGGATGCAAACGACGGACAATATTCCTGCCCATTTCTACAAGATGGTCATGCATGAACACATACTTGTTGTTGTAACTAGAATTATGATGAATAGTTATGAGAGATTTTTGCTCAAGAACTCTTAAACCATTTCTAGCATGAAATCCACAACTTTCAAGTGCTTCGATTACAAAGTGTTTACGCTCACCTTTCAATATGCATGCAATATCCAGGAATATTTCTTTGTAATCCTCCTCCAAACCGATATAGCTTAGTTCCAGTTTTTTCAGAGTTTCCATTAATGGAATTGTTTTTAGTCTGTCTATGGCATCTATCCATTCAAGCTCACTTTTACCACAAAGAAAGGATCCCAAAACTTTGATTGTTAAGGGAAGACCAGCAGCATAACTTATAACTTGTACTGATTTCTCTTCGTACCCTCGAATTGGCATCTCTTTCCCAAATGCATATCTACTAAACAGGCAAACTGCTTCCTCAAATGATAACAGATTAACAGCAAGAATCAGCTTCACTCGGTGTGCTACAAGCACTTGCTCATCTCTTGTTGTAATGATGATTCTACTTCCCGCCTTAAACCAATTAGGCTCACCAGCTAAGGCCTCAAGCTGGTCTGTGTGATCCACATCATCTAGAACAAGAAGAACCTTTCTACCACGCATCATCTTCTTTATCATGCTTTTCCCCTCATACACGCCACTTACACTAATGCCTTTATCATTTAAAACATCCGAAAGAAGTTGGTTTTGCAACGACTTCAAACCAAACAAAGAGGCATTTGAAACTTCCCTGACATTCTCAACGAAGCATTTACCTTCAAACCGAAAGGATATTTGATCGAAAACAGCTCTCGCCAAAGTTGTCTTCCCACCACCTCCCATCCCCTTGATCCCGATCATGCGAACATCATCACTACCCATTTCTAAAAATGACACAGCATCCTTTACACGGGTCTCCATGCCTACTAACTTTTCATCAAAACCGAAACTGATCGAACGTAACTCTAGTGAAATTTCTTCAACAATTTTTTGGATGAATTTGGCTTCATGCCTATATTAACCAAAATTCAATTAGGTTGCTTACAATAGCACATGAACAATTAGTTTCCCAATCTATAACATATCTATTTCATATATAAAATAGTAACATATATAGTCATATGTTGGCAAGACGTACTCAAGTTTATTTCAGAATTTGACAACACAAATTAGATACTCTGTACATCTCTTACATCCAAGAGTAAACAAGAAACAGAGTGGAACGATATTGCAGATATATTATGATGATGTAACCGTGCATATGAGAAATCAAActaataactttttttttgaatAATGTAGTCGTGATTTTGGCCAAAATTTTGGGAGAATGATGCTACAGAATTTGCAACCACTGCCGTAGGCGGTGGTGACTGTTGAGTCGAATTTTCCAGCAATTGGACGTCGGTCGGAGTTTGTCATTAGAAGTAGACAACAACAAAAATTTGGCCAAAATCGATGAAGAAAAATAAGTGTTTCAGTCCCAATGTTCACGCGGGTCAAATGAAAGAATATTAAATGCTTAGATCAAGAAATTACCCTACCCATCAGTAGTGTTTTTCAACTCCCATCCAGCTAGATCCGCTGCTTCTTGCAAAGCCTCTCTCCATTTGTCAGACTTCTCGTGGTTAGTATGTTTAGAGAAGGCTTCTCCAACTGCCCCGCTTTGTTTGCGGACTTCGGTTGGTTCGACATCATAGAAGACGGGGTAGGCAGTATGCTCGGTTGTATTGTGACAATCCATTATTTTTACAAGTTCATCCAAGCACCAAGATGAAGAGGCATAATTTTTGGAGAAAACAACGATGTAGAATTTTGATTCTTCAATGGATCCGATGAGCTCATCACTGATTTTTTTCCCTTTCTTAATTCTCTCGTTGTCTTTGTAAGTATGAATGTTTTTTTGCTGAAGAGCAGTATAAAGATGATCAACGAAATTCGCTCGAGTGTCTTCGCCTCTGAAACTCAAAAAGACGTCATATTTATAGCTCTTGTCAACGGATGAAGTTGAACATGATGCCATTGAAGGTATACTTGAAAGATCAAACGTTTGATCGGAAAATGTATGCCTAGAAAGGATTTAAAAGAAGCTTGGATGAGGGTAATCAGACAAGGAATCTGTTTGGAAAAAGCGTGGAATTAAAGCTGTGACGAACGAATTTTCTATGCAATTCTTCAATACCCAATCATAATTCATAAATAATCCAAAAGGTATTggtggttttatttatttattttcgatTTTAGCATATACTTTCATTTAACTTTctaatgttgttattattattattattattattattattattattattattattattaaagcaCAGTGTTTTTATGAACATTGCttatggtatttttttttttaccgtTTTCAATCACCTCCCCTGTCACACCGCCTCGTTCTCCAATCAAATTTCATCCACTGCTCCACCAACTGTTTCTCCTTCACCCCTAATTCCCTTTCTACTTTACTTCTCACCTTCATTCTATCATCGACATCTTTGAATTGCTACTCTCTTCTACATAACAGTCGGATGGAGAAGAAAACCATGAGCATTCAAAACTGATTAGGGAAAACGCATATGTTCAAGTTGTAGCGTCTGTttctttttcttcaaaaaatTCCCCATCGAGATGATGTTAAAAGTTCGTTTGGACTCTTTGATTACTGactgtttttttatatatagcaGAAGATACGAGGAGCGATGGTGTCAGATAGGGGTGAATGCCAGGCCCGGCCCAATACCTGGGCGACTTGGGCTGTGGCCCAGGGCAGCACATTTTTAGGGGCATAAAATAAGTCTATGTCCCAAAAAAATTAGCCCATGTCTTTGTTATATGATAGAATAATACGTGAGGAGGAGCAGGGAAATGAAAACTTAGCGCCAAACAACCACTAATCGTCTTCAATTTCCCATAGAAAATCGAAACGTCTTCCGACACTTGGAAACATGTTGTCGATTGGATGCCTAGAAGTTGCGTCTCTGATAAATAAAAGTAAGATGTGGCATCTGTATTTTTCGCTTTCAGTCAATTTCTCTGATATTTGGTTTCTAAATACTCCAATTTCTATAGTTTTCAAGTTCTAGTTTGTGATTTCTGATATTTCTAATCTGGTTAAAAGATCTCGGTTCAAGCCTTCTAGGTCCGAGATATTGTGATTCTGATACAACGATTCTAATTTGGGTGGGTTGAATTTCTCTTATTCCGacttctcattctaatttctgaTGTGATTTATGTTTAgggtttttgttatttgtttcgGAAATCAGATTGTTTTTTGTGGTTGTTCATGTTTTACTAGACTCGATTTCTTCTCTCTTTGAGTTCGAAATCTACTTATTTAGGTTTGTTTCAAAAATCTGCTTGATTTCTTCTCttttttattacaaaaaaaatcaaagtctTTTAAAGACCTATTTGGATTTTGGTATCTGATTTCACCTCTGTTTGAGCTATTATTCCTCCTCTCTTTGGCTCGAAATTTTTAGCTTTGTATATGATTTTTGTGGTTTGCTTCAGGAAAGTGCAATGCTATTGCTAGCTAGTAATTAAAAGTGCATTGTTATTGTTTGGTAGTACAGGAAAGTGCAATGGTATGGCTGGATCAATCTCGAAAGTACATTGATGTGGCTAGCTTATTTTCAAAAGCTGAATGTTGCTATTttcattattaatttaataatttttggTGATGTAACTTGTAGTAGTTATTACTTTAATTTTACCCATATTATTTTCCAGCCACAATTGGcttttttgttatttaatttaGCTTTGTACTTTAAAAAAATGTTCTCCTAAAAgctgttttatttttattatttattattttgattattatttgCTTTTTAAGAGGAATAGTTAGGGGTTGTTTGATATGCTCATGGTAGATTCTAAATGGCCTTGATATCTCTCAAATATGATATGGGGTTTATTTTTTTGCCCAAGCTGGTATGTTTTTTGATCGCTTCAATGAAAGTTTGAAGTTAAGTATGATTTGGATGTTTTTATAGCCTTTGTTTATGGTCTCGTAAGTGTTGCAGTAGCTTCAAAATTCTGTTGTTGTTGCACATTTGGTGCAAAGTACATGTCTTTAGATGTTAGCCCCATAAAGTTCATTGTCTTTTTCTAAACAAATTTTGATTGACCTCTACTACGAGTTTTTTAGTTTTAGTTGCTTTTTTGTTGTCTATTTTAACGATTGCGTGTACATATTGTTTTTGGTTGTATTTTTACAAATATTTGAATACAAATATATATTGAACTTCTGTTTTATACATGTTAGCTATGTATGTATTTGGTGTATTGTATGGTACAAGCATGGGGGCATTATGATTTTCATCTCGCCCGGGGCATAGAAAACCAATGGACCGGCCCTGGTGAATGCAATACAGAGCATGATTGTTGACGGCGCCTTCTTCCCCAAATCCTTATAGGGCATTTGATTCGTCATATTACCCTCGATCTTCTGCTCTCAATTCTCAAGtaactctctctcactctctcacgTCGTCTGACCACTACCATCAGAACTAACAAATGGTAGCGTTATACCGCACCACCATAAGGTAAAATTCGTCTGCTTTTGTGTGTGATCCGAAAGTAGGAACTAATCGAGTTAATTTCATAACTACACTCCTTGATACCTCATTTGAAGCATTTCAAAATGTGTAATATAAATCGTCATAAATTGGTTGTGAAGAATATCCATTTATGTGTTCTTTGATACAAAGATGGTTGATTTGACCTTGTATTATGATTATTTCATGGTTAGATTAGCTACAGGAACAAGAAAATTCCAACAATTGATTCTTTCTCCCATGGTAATATGTGGTATTGCAAGTTAGTTGTTAGGAATGACTTAATCTTTGTTGCTCAATTGGAAACATAAGAATCCTTAGTAATTTTGTTTAACTATGAGTTTTTAGGGAAACTTAACTTTTTActaattttgatttttctaaattgAAGAATACTCATCATCTGGGTCGACTACATGTTGGTGGGGCTTGGGCAAGGTATCTCTATCAATTGAACTGAAAGATAAACTATAACCAAAACCAAAATGAAGTTGAATTTTTAGAATTTGTTGGATTTTGTGAGTTCTTTTTCATGTAGGTATTTGTAGAAATTCACATTTGTGCAATACATTAAACGCATTGTAGTTGTAAAGGCTAATGAAATTTCAAAATCATGAAGGAAAATCGAATGAAATACCTTC encodes:
- the LOC111876497 gene encoding laccase-12; translation: MMSISRSSLLLSLLLSLAFTTIFSETHNYEFKVQEQAATRLCRNHRIVTVNGQFPGPTIDVQNGDSLAIKVTNAAPYNVTIHWHGLRQLRNPWADGPEFVTQCPIRPGGSYTYRFTITDQEGTLWWHAHSRWLRATVYGALVIRPKSGSSYPFPKPTIEFPVVLSEWWDRKVISVLRQALFTGAAPNVSDALTINGQPGDLFRCSSQSTTKLTVNKGDTVLLRVINAALNQQLFFSVANHKLTVVATDAVYTKQFTTNVIMVGPGQTTDVLLTADQQPGRYYMAARAYASARNAPFDNTTATAILEYKSANSQPILPQLPAYNDTNTVTAFSNQIKSPGKVMVPTKIDENLFFTMRFGFFNCTPGPRCQGPNNTRFGASMNNVSFVLPNRVSLLQAYTQKIPNIYTPDFPRVPPLQFDYTGNVPRGLWQPVKGTRLYKLKFGANVQIVLQDTSIFSTEDHPVHLHGYHFYIVGQGFGNFNPSRDTANFNLVDPPQRNTIDVPVGGWAVIRFVADNPGVWLMHCHIDTHLAWGFAMAFIVENGVGETQTLLPPPSDLPKC
- the LOC111876494 gene encoding disease resistance protein RPV1 isoform X3, which produces METRVKDAVSFLEMGSDDVRMIGIKGMGGGGKTTLARAVFDQISFRFEGKCFVENVREVSNASLFGLKSLQNQLLSDVLNDKGISVSGVYEGKSMIKKMMRGRKVLLVLDDVDHTDQLEALAGEPNWFKAGSRIIITTRDEQVLVAHRVKLILAVNLLSFEEAVCLFSRYAFGKEMPIRGYEEKSVQVISYAAGLPLTIKVLGSFLCGKSELEWIDAIDRLKTIPLMETLKKLELSYIGLEEDYKEIFLDIACILKGERKHFVIEALESCGFHARNGLRVLEQKSLITIHHNSSYNNKYVFMHDHLVEMGRNIVRRLHPYKPNEHSRLWIDMEIEDILANDLGTEATRYIQFSTRELNPEVIMKGLRKMKELRYLDMSLKDSFWNWKCDELSPYFPNALRILLWSYYPFRSLPETFQANNLVSLEMEYSRIVQLCEGRERKVLNKLRFLDLSYSKLRTLDLGIAPNLETLSLSGCVDLVEFHIPSICLKLRSLDLCDVKLRILNLQSAPNLELLDLRNSLDLVQLHMPGRCVKLRSIIITNSKLRTLDIGLTPNLEKLDLDNSYDLGELHMADVFQKLVKLYISRSKLRTLDLRLAPNLKNLDLSESNDLVELHAPTGCLKEIVCLELSACLRFRSFYVEPLEEVDSLAELHLVAESLERCPFHPDNSLPKFRFTCFYKDGGLPSRNTNIEKLISQGLCACTNLETFSESICELWGLRKLKLKGYPEVPKDLDQLEYLEVLILSSTKIKHLPDSICYLTYLQSLKLESCWLLEELPEDLGQLENLKKLTLSSTMIKHLPDSICMLKHLESLQLISCWLLENLPEDIGRLECLENLTLSSAKIKHLPDSICMLKHLKSLQLKFCWLLEKLPEDIGRLESLEKLTLSCTKIKDLPDSISMIKHLECLQLNHSEVVTC
- the LOC111876494 gene encoding disease resistance protein RPV1 isoform X1, with amino-acid sequence MASCSTSSVDKSYKYDVFLSFRGEDTRANFVDHLYTALQQKNIHTYKDNERIKKGKKISDELIGSIEESKFYIVVFSKNYASSSWCLDELVKIMDCHNTTEHTAYPVFYDVEPTEVRKQSGAVGEAFSKHTNHEKSDKWREALQEAADLAGWELKNTTDGHEAKFIQKIVEEISLELRSISFGFDEKLVGMETRVKDAVSFLEMGSDDVRMIGIKGMGGGGKTTLARAVFDQISFRFEGKCFVENVREVSNASLFGLKSLQNQLLSDVLNDKGISVSGVYEGKSMIKKMMRGRKVLLVLDDVDHTDQLEALAGEPNWFKAGSRIIITTRDEQVLVAHRVKLILAVNLLSFEEAVCLFSRYAFGKEMPIRGYEEKSVQVISYAAGLPLTIKVLGSFLCGKSELEWIDAIDRLKTIPLMETLKKLELSYIGLEEDYKEIFLDIACILKGERKHFVIEALESCGFHARNGLRVLEQKSLITIHHNSSYNNKYVFMHDHLVEMGRNIVRRLHPYKPNEHSRLWIDMEIEDILANDLGTEATRYIQFSTRELNPEVIMKGLRKMKELRYLDMSLKDSFWNWKCDELSPYFPNALRILLWSYYPFRSLPETFQANNLVSLEMEYSRIVQLCEGRERKVLNKLRFLDLSYSKLRTLDLGIAPNLETLSLSGCVDLVEFHIPSICLKLRSLDLCDVKLRILNLQSAPNLELLDLRNSLDLVQLHMPGRCVKLRSIIITNSKLRTLDIGLTPNLEKLDLDNSYDLGELHMADVFQKLVKLYISRSKLRTLDLRLAPNLKNLDLSESNDLVELHAPTGCLKEIVCLELSACLRFRSFYVEPLEEVDSLAELHLVAESLERCPFHPDNSLPKFRFTCFYKDGGLPSRNTNIEKLISQGLCACTNLETFSESICELWGLRKLKLKGYPEVPKDLDQLEYLEVLILSSTKIKHLPDSICYLTYLQSLKLESCWLLEELPEDLGQLENLKKLTLSSTMIKHLPDSICMLKHLESLQLISCWLLENLPEDIGRLECLENLTLSSAKIKHLPDSICMLKHLKSLQLKFCWLLEKLPEDIGRLESLEKLTLSCTKIKDLPDSISMIKHLECLQLNHSEVVTC
- the LOC111876494 gene encoding disease resistance protein RPV1 isoform X2, with amino-acid sequence MASCSTSSVDKSYKYDVFLSFRGEDTRANFVDHLYTALQQKNIHTYKDNERIKKGKKISDELIGSIEESKFYIVVFSKNYASSSWCLDELVKIMDCHNTTEHTAYPVFYDVEPTEVRKQSGAVGEAFSKHTNHEKSDKWREALQEAADLAGWELKNTTDGHEAKFIQKIVEEISLELRSISFGFDEKLVGMETRVKDAVSFLEMGSDDVRMIGIKGMGGGGKTTLARAVFDQISFRFEGKCFVENVREVSNASLFGLKSLQNQLLSDVLNDKGISVSGVYEGKSMIKKMMRGRKVLLVLDDVDHTDQLEALAGEPNWFKAGSRIIITTRDEQVLVAHRVKLILAVNLLSFEEAVCLFSRYAFGKEMPIRGYEEKSVQVISYAAGLPLTIKVLGSFLCGKSELEWIDAIDRLKTIPLMETLKKLELSYIGLEEDYKEIFLDIACILKEMGRNIVRRLHPYKPNEHSRLWIDMEIEDILANDLGTEATRYIQFSTRELNPEVIMKGLRKMKELRYLDMSLKDSFWNWKCDELSPYFPNALRILLWSYYPFRSLPETFQANNLVSLEMEYSRIVQLCEGRERKVLNKLRFLDLSYSKLRTLDLGIAPNLETLSLSGCVDLVEFHIPSICLKLRSLDLCDVKLRILNLQSAPNLELLDLRNSLDLVQLHMPGRCVKLRSIIITNSKLRTLDIGLTPNLEKLDLDNSYDLGELHMADVFQKLVKLYISRSKLRTLDLRLAPNLKNLDLSESNDLVELHAPTGCLKEIVCLELSACLRFRSFYVEPLEEVDSLAELHLVAESLERCPFHPDNSLPKFRFTCFYKDGGLPSRNTNIEKLISQGLCACTNLETFSESICELWGLRKLKLKGYPEVPKDLDQLEYLEVLILSSTKIKHLPDSICYLTYLQSLKLESCWLLEELPEDLGQLENLKKLTLSSTMIKHLPDSICMLKHLESLQLISCWLLENLPEDIGRLECLENLTLSSAKIKHLPDSICMLKHLKSLQLKFCWLLEKLPEDIGRLESLEKLTLSCTKIKDLPDSISMIKHLECLQLNHSEVVTC